One part of the Thermodesulfobacteriota bacterium genome encodes these proteins:
- a CDS encoding NAD(P)-binding protein: MGAGIAGIQAALDLAEAGVEVTLVERGDSIGGRMAQLDKTFPTLDCSSCTLTPRTAEAGSHPRIRLLTRSEVVDLRPEAAGFFAQVRVRPRYVDPEACVACGKCAQACRLRGRVPREFDLGLARGSAIGVPFPQAVPSAYAVDPGRCLYLTRGKCGDGPKCAEACDVGAVHLDEVEEVEEVRVGAVVVAAGWSPYRPDDPDTGRPELGFGRYPQVLTNLQFERLCSASGPTGGKLRVPGPDGEGGDEPRRVVFLQCVGSRDATTGAAYCSRVCCMASLKQAVLAREKLPDAEVAVLYMDLRAFGKGYEEFQERAQRLGVVLRRGNPSEVYRKGAGLAVRFEDTLLGRAEELPADLVVLAAGLRPPEGLPELAGVLGLGLGDDGFLACPDPRDPVLSPREGIYLAGACRGPLDIPDAVASGSAAAA, from the coding sequence GTGGGAGCCGGCATTGCGGGCATCCAGGCGGCTCTCGACCTCGCGGAGGCGGGGGTGGAGGTGACGCTGGTGGAGCGGGGGGACTCCATCGGGGGGCGCATGGCCCAGCTCGACAAGACCTTCCCGACGCTGGACTGCTCCTCCTGCACGCTGACGCCCCGCACCGCCGAGGCCGGGAGCCACCCCCGCATCCGGCTCCTCACCCGCTCCGAGGTGGTGGACCTGCGGCCCGAGGCGGCGGGGTTTTTCGCCCAGGTTCGGGTTCGCCCGCGGTACGTGGATCCCGAGGCCTGCGTGGCCTGCGGGAAGTGCGCCCAGGCGTGCCGGCTGCGGGGACGGGTCCCCCGGGAGTTCGACCTGGGGCTCGCCCGGGGCAGCGCCATCGGGGTTCCCTTTCCCCAGGCGGTGCCCTCGGCCTACGCGGTGGACCCGGGCCGCTGCCTCTACCTCACCCGGGGCAAGTGCGGTGACGGACCCAAGTGCGCCGAGGCCTGCGACGTGGGTGCTGTTCACCTGGACGAGGTGGAGGAGGTGGAGGAAGTGCGGGTTGGCGCCGTGGTCGTCGCGGCCGGGTGGAGCCCCTATCGGCCGGACGACCCCGACACGGGGCGCCCGGAGCTCGGCTTCGGCCGCTACCCCCAGGTGCTGACGAATCTCCAGTTCGAGCGGCTGTGCTCCGCCTCGGGCCCCACGGGCGGGAAGCTCCGCGTCCCCGGCCCCGACGGCGAAGGAGGCGACGAGCCCCGCCGGGTCGTCTTCCTCCAGTGCGTGGGCTCCCGCGACGCCACCACGGGCGCCGCCTACTGCTCCCGGGTGTGCTGCATGGCGAGCCTCAAGCAGGCGGTGCTGGCCCGGGAGAAGCTCCCGGACGCCGAGGTCGCGGTGCTCTACATGGACCTGCGGGCCTTCGGGAAGGGCTACGAGGAGTTCCAGGAGCGGGCCCAGCGGCTGGGCGTGGTGCTCCGGCGGGGGAACCCCTCGGAGGTGTACCGGAAGGGAGCCGGCCTGGCGGTGCGCTTCGAGGACACGCTGCTCGGCCGGGCCGAAGAGCTCCCGGCAGACCTCGTGGTGCTGGCGGCGGGGCTGCGCCCCCCCGAGGGCCTGCCGGAGCTCGCCGGGGTGCTGGGCCTCGGCCTGGGGGACGACGGCTTCCTCGCCTGCCCGGACCCCCGGGACCCGGTGCTCTCCCCCCGGGAGGGCATCTACCTCGCCGGGGCGTGCCGCGGCCCCCTCGACATCCCCGACGCCGTGGCCTCTGGCTCGGCCGCCGCGGCCG
- a CDS encoding GxxExxY protein — MRFEDLTAKIIGGAYRVHNRMGFGFLESVYEKCLMIQLRRGGLNVEAHPPIAIQYEGEPVGEFFPDLLVEREVVVELKAARRLAPAHEAQLVHYLVAMGKEIGLLINFGERRVEVKRKHRDPPRPDEDQP, encoded by the coding sequence ATGCGCTTCGAGGACCTGACCGCGAAGATCATCGGGGGTGCCTACCGCGTGCACAACCGCATGGGGTTTGGGTTCTTGGAGTCCGTTTATGAAAAGTGCCTGATGATCCAGCTCCGGCGCGGTGGGTTGAACGTCGAGGCCCACCCGCCGATCGCGATACAGTACGAGGGTGAGCCCGTGGGCGAGTTCTTTCCTGACCTTCTCGTCGAAAGAGAGGTCGTCGTCGAGCTCAAGGCGGCACGACGCCTTGCCCCGGCCCATGAGGCGCAACTGGTCCACTATCTAGTCGCGATGGGAAAGGAGATCGGCCTGCTGATCAACTTCGGAGAGCGTCGCGTCGAGGTGAAGCGCAAGCATCGAGATCCGCCCAGGCCCGATGAAGACCAGCCCTGA
- a CDS encoding electron transfer flavoprotein subunit alpha/FixB family protein: MSACAVWCVVEHRQGAVRDVTGEVVAAARSLDLGPVTAVVLAGPGEAHGLSRAVPGNPEAVLALEHPSLAGFNGAAVAQALGRLVGERQPRVVLGAHSAAGMEWAPALAAELRAPLVTDATSLSWEGNRLGALRAVYGGKLQARVRLAEAPTVLATVRPGSFEAVGSGAAPAVEVSSPELPATLGKRFVAWIQEAAGAVDITQADVLVSVGRGIGDAENLDVARALAQALGATLSCSRPVVDSHWLPKEHQVGISGKTVKPRVYLALGISGAFQHIAAMKGAGLIVAVNKDPKAPIFRIAHYGIVGDLFKVVPALTKAVKERLGGGRPGTG; the protein is encoded by the coding sequence GTGAGCGCCTGCGCCGTGTGGTGCGTGGTGGAGCACCGCCAGGGCGCGGTGCGGGACGTGACCGGGGAGGTGGTCGCCGCCGCCCGGAGCCTCGATCTCGGCCCGGTGACCGCCGTCGTCCTGGCGGGACCCGGGGAAGCCCACGGCCTTTCCCGGGCCGTTCCCGGGAACCCCGAGGCCGTGCTCGCCCTGGAGCACCCGAGCCTCGCGGGATTCAACGGCGCGGCCGTGGCCCAGGCGCTGGGCCGCCTCGTCGGGGAGCGCCAACCCCGGGTGGTCCTGGGGGCCCACTCGGCCGCCGGGATGGAGTGGGCCCCGGCGCTCGCCGCCGAGCTTCGGGCACCCCTGGTCACCGACGCCACGTCGCTGTCCTGGGAAGGCAACCGGCTCGGCGCCCTGCGGGCCGTGTACGGGGGCAAACTCCAGGCCCGGGTCCGCCTGGCCGAGGCTCCCACCGTCCTCGCCACGGTGCGGCCCGGATCCTTCGAGGCAGTGGGCAGCGGCGCCGCCCCGGCAGTGGAGGTCTCCTCCCCGGAGCTTCCGGCAACGCTCGGCAAACGGTTCGTCGCGTGGATCCAGGAGGCGGCCGGAGCGGTGGACATCACCCAGGCCGACGTGCTGGTGAGCGTGGGGCGCGGCATCGGGGACGCGGAGAACCTCGACGTGGCGCGGGCGCTCGCCCAGGCCCTGGGGGCGACCCTCTCGTGCTCCCGCCCCGTGGTGGACTCCCACTGGCTCCCCAAGGAGCACCAGGTGGGCATCTCGGGCAAGACCGTCAAGCCCAGGGTCTACCTGGCCCTGGGGATCTCGGGCGCCTTCCAGCACATTGCCGCCATGAAGGGCGCCGGCCTCATCGTCGCCGTCAACAAGGACCCCAAGGCCCCCATCTTCCGCATCGCCCACTACGGCATCGTCGGCGACCTCTTCAAGGTCGTCCCGGCGCTGACGAAGGCGGTGAAAGAGAGGTTGGGGGGCGGGAGACCGGGGACAGGATAA
- a CDS encoding electron transfer flavoprotein subunit beta/FixA family protein: MKLAVFVKHVPDTAEADLQVAAGGRSIKAAGLPFQMNEWDRFALEEAVKLKEASAGTLTAFLLGPEECEESLRRCLAVGADRAVRVWDPGLEGQGPAGAAAVLAAAVVGTPYDLYLCGAQASDDGYAMVGPTLAALLAVPCTTLVNRLEVTGSVAVCDRELEAGWTERVEVDLPALVTVQTGINEPRYVSVLGIRKARGKPVDLFDLAGPGLDRDQVGRLGSLLTVEALEPLPEGRAAELLGGAPDEAAARLAAILREKGGVL, from the coding sequence ATGAAACTGGCCGTCTTCGTGAAACACGTGCCCGACACCGCCGAGGCCGACCTCCAGGTCGCCGCCGGCGGGCGCTCGATCAAGGCCGCCGGCCTGCCGTTCCAGATGAACGAGTGGGATCGCTTCGCCCTGGAGGAGGCGGTGAAGCTCAAGGAGGCTTCGGCGGGAACCCTCACGGCCTTCCTCCTGGGCCCCGAAGAATGCGAGGAGAGCCTGCGCCGCTGCCTCGCCGTGGGGGCCGATCGGGCGGTGCGGGTCTGGGACCCGGGCCTCGAAGGGCAGGGGCCCGCCGGCGCGGCGGCGGTCCTGGCCGCCGCCGTGGTGGGGACCCCTTACGACCTCTACCTCTGCGGCGCCCAGGCGAGCGACGACGGGTACGCCATGGTCGGACCGACCCTCGCAGCCCTCCTGGCCGTGCCCTGTACCACCCTGGTGAACCGCCTGGAGGTCACGGGCTCGGTGGCCGTCTGCGACCGGGAGCTGGAGGCCGGGTGGACCGAGCGGGTCGAGGTCGACCTTCCGGCCCTGGTCACGGTCCAGACCGGCATCAACGAGCCCCGGTACGTCTCGGTCCTGGGCATCCGCAAGGCCCGGGGCAAGCCCGTGGACCTCTTCGACCTGGCCGGGCCCGGCCTCGACCGGGACCAGGTGGGCCGGCTCGGGAGCCTCCTTACCGTGGAGGCCCTGGAGCCCTTGCCCGAGGGCAGGGCGGCGGAGCTCCTCGGGGGTGCGCCCGACGAGGCGGCGGCCCGGCTGGCGGCGATCCTGCGGGAGAAGGGAGGTGTCCTGTGA
- a CDS encoding (Fe-S)-binding protein: protein MTRLCDIDGVPLAERFELGACLQCGRCTGGCPMSLRSPLNSRRLLYESLIREDGEKLLDREEVWDCTACRTCADRCPRGLTPVDVIRAIRTVKIEGGRIPETAMAALESSLKHANPWGRSRQKRTVWAEEAPCEVRSLEADQESERLWFVGCTPAYDPRCQGIARALARIFASAGYDYTTLGTEEACCGSEVLRLGEQGLFEELAETNRETFRELGFREVVATSPHCMNTFRKDYGLEIPALHYTEALAGLAAEGRIPFARKVPLRVAFHDPCYLGKQNGIYGAPREVLRAVPGVELVEFDRSRERSLCCEGGGGRMWLEGLGEGERNAQLRVRDAAEMGVNAVVTACPFCLLTLEDARKTAGLEETLEVIDLAELVERGLEPEGGSEDRMTG from the coding sequence TTGACCCGACTGTGCGACATCGACGGCGTACCCCTGGCCGAGCGCTTCGAGCTCGGGGCGTGCCTGCAGTGCGGGCGGTGCACGGGGGGGTGCCCCATGAGCCTGCGCTCGCCCCTGAACTCCCGCCGGCTCCTCTACGAGAGCCTGATCCGGGAGGACGGGGAAAAGCTCCTCGACCGGGAAGAGGTGTGGGACTGCACCGCGTGCCGCACCTGCGCCGACCGCTGCCCCCGGGGGCTCACGCCGGTGGACGTGATCCGGGCGATCCGCACGGTAAAGATCGAGGGGGGCCGCATCCCCGAGACCGCCATGGCCGCCCTGGAGTCGAGCCTCAAGCACGCAAACCCCTGGGGCCGCTCCCGGCAGAAGCGAACGGTCTGGGCCGAGGAGGCTCCCTGCGAGGTGCGCAGCCTCGAAGCGGACCAGGAGTCGGAGCGCCTCTGGTTCGTGGGGTGCACCCCCGCCTACGACCCGCGGTGCCAGGGGATCGCCCGGGCGCTGGCGCGGATCTTCGCCTCCGCCGGGTACGACTACACCACCCTGGGGACCGAGGAGGCGTGCTGCGGCAGCGAGGTGCTGCGCCTGGGGGAGCAGGGGCTCTTCGAGGAGCTGGCCGAGACGAACAGGGAGACCTTCCGGGAGCTCGGCTTCCGAGAGGTGGTGGCCACCTCGCCCCACTGCATGAACACCTTCCGCAAGGACTACGGGCTGGAGATCCCCGCCCTCCACTACACCGAGGCCCTGGCCGGGCTCGCGGCCGAAGGCCGCATCCCCTTCGCGCGCAAGGTGCCGCTGCGGGTCGCGTTCCACGACCCCTGCTACCTGGGCAAGCAAAACGGCATCTACGGCGCCCCCCGGGAGGTCTTGCGGGCGGTGCCGGGCGTGGAGCTCGTGGAGTTCGACCGCTCCCGGGAGCGCAGCCTGTGCTGCGAGGGGGGCGGAGGCCGGATGTGGCTCGAGGGCCTGGGGGAGGGGGAGCGAAACGCCCAGCTTCGGGTGCGCGACGCGGCCGAAATGGGCGTGAACGCCGTCGTCACCGCCTGCCCCTTCTGCCTCCTCACCCTGGAGGACGCCCGCAAGACCGCCGGCCTGGAGGAGACCCTGGAGGTGATCGACCTGGCGGAGCTTGTGGAGCGGGGGTTGGAACCGGAAGGTGGATCCGAAGACAGGATGACAGGATGA
- a CDS encoding acyl-CoA dehydrogenase family protein encodes MSQFELTPEQKDIQKAAREFAQGEFPQRAREADQTETCPRELYKLAADLGFQGLFFPEIYGGAGLGYLDFCLAVEEFWRVDPGLGQALGSVTFGADLLLLYGTEEQKKRYLPPLASGKAIMGAAITEPDAGSDITAVTTAALRDGDEWVLNGTKMFITNATLADYLVVFCLTNPHAPSRHERHSCLMVETDRPGYKATKLHGKLGIRASDTAEVVLQDVRVPAGNLIGTEGMGFFQFMEFFNRTRLHIGAQGVGVAQGALDKAVRHVKNREQFGKPLAAFQGVQFKIAEMATRVEAARAMVYRAAALVDAGTVDHRLIAMAKWFAGETGVRVTDEALQLHGGYGYLAENDIERFYRDAKIVELYEGTKEVEKQIVARTILGKV; translated from the coding sequence ATGTCCCAGTTCGAGCTCACGCCGGAACAAAAGGACATCCAGAAGGCGGCCCGGGAGTTCGCCCAGGGAGAGTTCCCCCAGCGCGCCCGAGAGGCCGACCAGACCGAGACGTGCCCCCGAGAGCTGTACAAGTTGGCGGCGGATCTTGGGTTCCAGGGCCTCTTCTTCCCCGAGATCTACGGCGGCGCGGGCCTGGGCTACCTGGATTTCTGCCTCGCGGTGGAGGAGTTCTGGCGGGTGGACCCGGGTCTCGGACAGGCGCTCGGATCGGTCACCTTCGGCGCGGACCTCCTGCTCCTCTATGGGACCGAGGAACAAAAGAAGCGCTACCTCCCGCCCCTGGCGTCCGGCAAAGCCATCATGGGCGCCGCCATCACCGAGCCAGACGCGGGGAGCGACATCACCGCCGTCACTACGGCGGCCTTGCGCGACGGGGACGAGTGGGTGCTCAACGGCACGAAGATGTTCATCACCAACGCCACCCTAGCCGACTACCTCGTGGTCTTCTGCCTCACCAATCCCCACGCCCCCTCCCGCCACGAACGCCACTCCTGCCTCATGGTGGAGACGGACCGCCCGGGGTACAAGGCCACGAAGCTCCACGGCAAGCTGGGCATCCGGGCCTCCGACACCGCCGAGGTGGTGCTCCAGGACGTGCGGGTGCCGGCGGGAAACCTGATCGGCACCGAGGGCATGGGGTTCTTCCAGTTCATGGAGTTCTTCAACCGCACGCGCCTGCACATCGGCGCCCAAGGGGTGGGAGTGGCACAGGGCGCGCTGGACAAGGCCGTGCGCCACGTGAAGAACCGGGAGCAGTTCGGCAAGCCCCTGGCCGCGTTTCAGGGGGTGCAGTTCAAGATCGCCGAGATGGCCACCCGAGTGGAGGCCGCCCGGGCAATGGTGTACCGGGCTGCGGCCCTGGTGGACGCGGGCACCGTGGACCACCGCCTCATCGCCATGGCCAAGTGGTTCGCGGGCGAGACCGGCGTTCGGGTGACCGACGAAGCCCTCCAGCTCCACGGCGGCTACGGCTACCTCGCCGAGAACGACATCGAGCGCTTCTACCGCGACGCCAAGATCGTGGAACTCTACGAGGGCACCAAGGAAGTGGAAAAGCAGATCGTGGCGCGGACCATCCTGGGGAAGGTGTGA
- a CDS encoding TetR/AcrR family transcriptional regulator, translated as MSQGDHRREQIFETGARLFAEKGYGRTSLEEVAGELGVTRPALYYYYRSKEELLYEITCFVMDRVMADLREVAASPAPPLEKLRELIGRYVRFFASHPHELTLMSTEVDSLGNERRRVILERQREYLGRVRAIVRELLAEHPGTPLDETAVAFWLLGGMNWIFKWYDPAGRINPDKLADDFTRLFCFGLQGPPSAEE; from the coding sequence ATGTCCCAGGGCGACCACCGCAGGGAGCAGATCTTCGAGACCGGGGCCCGGCTCTTCGCCGAGAAGGGTTACGGCCGCACGAGCCTGGAGGAGGTGGCGGGCGAGCTGGGGGTGACCCGCCCGGCCCTGTACTATTACTACCGGTCCAAGGAAGAGCTCCTCTACGAGATCACCTGTTTCGTGATGGACCGGGTGATGGCCGACCTCCGGGAGGTGGCGGCAAGCCCCGCCCCACCCTTGGAGAAGCTCCGGGAGCTCATCGGCCGCTACGTGCGGTTCTTCGCGTCCCACCCCCACGAGCTCACCCTCATGTCCACCGAGGTGGACTCCCTGGGCAACGAGCGGCGCCGCGTCATCCTGGAGCGCCAGCGCGAGTACCTCGGCCGCGTTCGCGCCATCGTGCGCGAGCTCCTGGCCGAGCACCCCGGAACCCCCCTGGACGAGACGGCGGTGGCCTTCTGGCTCCTGGGAGGCATGAACTGGATCTTCAAGTGGTACGACCCGGCCGGGCGGATCAACCCCGACAAGCTCGCCGACGACTTCACCCGGCTCTTCTGTTTCGGGCTCCAGGGCCCCCCTTCTGCCGAGGAGTGA
- a CDS encoding glycosyltransferase family 9 protein has product MSHNNSEPGGVPAAGLVYHAGALGDFVLSLPAVFRVVQAYPDLQWSFWGPPERLALLPGFGAAPPELLRSGHTLWGDSPAPEAVAALRGGQVILAFGGRVAPAWWTPPGPRVLGVASFPPRGGAWVPAHQGRQLEAQGVAPPRTPWFPSWRREVLPHREAAEILLHPGSGDPRKNVPAPVWAEVLGALRVRTQLPVTLVLGPAERERGGWEALSGAADRVRPCESLTDLLAVLARARLFLGNDAGATHLSAALGIASVAVFGPSDPTLWRPMGPRIRVVRVTAPCAPCTGGGPVACRVAPCWENFFPAGEVVSAAVDLLAGGFAQ; this is encoded by the coding sequence ATGTCGCACAACAACTCTGAGCCCGGTGGGGTGCCGGCCGCCGGTCTCGTGTACCACGCGGGCGCCCTGGGGGACTTCGTGCTCTCCCTGCCCGCGGTGTTTCGGGTAGTCCAGGCCTACCCGGATCTCCAGTGGAGCTTCTGGGGGCCCCCGGAGCGCCTCGCACTGCTCCCGGGTTTCGGGGCGGCGCCGCCGGAGCTCCTGCGTTCGGGGCACACTCTCTGGGGTGATTCACCGGCACCCGAGGCTGTCGCTGCGCTGCGGGGGGGGCAGGTCATCCTGGCGTTCGGAGGGCGAGTGGCCCCCGCCTGGTGGACTCCCCCCGGCCCCCGGGTGTTGGGGGTCGCGAGCTTTCCTCCCCGGGGCGGCGCCTGGGTTCCGGCTCACCAGGGGCGGCAGCTCGAGGCCCAGGGGGTGGCGCCCCCCAGGACCCCCTGGTTCCCCTCCTGGAGGCGCGAGGTCCTGCCCCACAGGGAAGCGGCCGAGATTCTCCTTCACCCCGGGAGCGGCGATCCCCGCAAGAACGTCCCGGCGCCGGTGTGGGCGGAGGTGCTCGGCGCGCTCCGGGTCCGGACGCAGTTGCCGGTCACCCTGGTCCTGGGTCCGGCGGAGCGGGAGCGCGGGGGATGGGAGGCGCTGTCTGGAGCGGCGGACCGGGTGCGGCCGTGCGAGAGCCTGACGGATCTCCTGGCGGTTCTCGCCCGGGCGCGACTCTTCCTGGGAAACGACGCGGGCGCCACCCACCTGTCGGCCGCCCTGGGCATTGCGTCGGTGGCCGTGTTCGGGCCGTCGGACCCGACCCTGTGGCGCCCCATGGGCCCGCGGATCCGAGTGGTTCGGGTCACTGCGCCGTGTGCGCCCTGCACCGGGGGAGGCCCTGTCGCGTGCCGCGTCGCCCCGTGCTGGGAGAACTTCTTTCCCGCGGGCGAGGTGGTGTCGGCCGCCGTGGACCTGCTGGCAGGCGGGTTTGCGCAATGA
- a CDS encoding radical SAM protein, which translates to MAELLVSEIFSSIQGESHWAGYPCTFVRLTGCNLDCSYCDTRYARDGGTAMSLSDIVAAVDRAGLATVEVTGGEPLHQEQTPQLLGTLLAGGRRVLLETNGSLPLEGVPDGVCVVMDLKAPGSGMAAFTRWANLAQLRPTDEIKVVCRHREDYEWARSALRDRGLLGRVRVSLSPVWGELDPSELARWMLADRLDVRLQLQLHRILWPGTDRGV; encoded by the coding sequence ATGGCCGAGCTCCTCGTCTCCGAGATCTTCTCCAGCATCCAGGGCGAGTCCCACTGGGCGGGCTACCCCTGCACCTTCGTGCGCCTGACGGGGTGCAACCTCGACTGCTCCTACTGCGACACCCGCTACGCCCGGGATGGTGGAACCGCCATGTCGCTCTCCGACATCGTGGCGGCCGTGGACAGAGCGGGCCTGGCCACGGTGGAGGTCACCGGAGGGGAACCCCTGCACCAGGAGCAGACCCCGCAGCTCCTGGGGACACTCCTGGCCGGGGGCCGGCGCGTCCTCCTGGAGACCAACGGGAGCCTTCCCCTGGAGGGGGTGCCCGACGGGGTGTGCGTGGTGATGGACCTGAAGGCCCCGGGCTCGGGGATGGCGGCCTTCACCCGGTGGGCGAACCTGGCGCAGCTGCGGCCCACGGACGAGATCAAGGTGGTGTGCCGCCACCGGGAGGACTACGAGTGGGCCCGCAGTGCCCTGCGGGACCGTGGGCTCCTGGGACGCGTGCGGGTGAGCCTCTCCCCGGTCTGGGGCGAGCTCGACCCTTCGGAGCTCGCCCGCTGGATGCTCGCGGACCGCCTCGACGTGCGGCTCCAGCTCCAGCTCCACCGCATCCTGTGGCCCGGGACGGACCGGGGAGTCTGA